One stretch of Nocardioides perillae DNA includes these proteins:
- a CDS encoding serine/threonine-protein kinase has translation MELLDGRYELGAPLGSGGTGSVRRARDQVLGREVAVKLLHPGALDDAVHRARLRDEARLAGALHHPGIAQVFDYGEDPATSPPTPYVVMQLVEGPSLATVLREERTLPVARVLDLVGQVAAALAVAHGAGTVHRDLKPGNVVLAGDRAVLVDFGIARSTGGEPLTATGELVGTVDYLSPEQVAGGSAGPASDLYALGLLAYECLTGHKPFRRESPVATALAHLHDDAPPLPDEVPEGLRHLVARLVSRDPADRPASAADVAVAVGALTAATSAHESGATVLLTRPADPRVDGAGSARSRRRVLVALAAALVLAAGLLVATVVGRDGTPTVPAAGASDRATAPAAVERVRVPAGLVGTAYDEAARRVRERGLRPRRVERTTADAVAGTVVAVEPAARRRVDVGSVVRLVVAVTPPTPAPVAPSGGGAGGSSGDGGKAGGGAGRPGGGAKGKGGPPGGSKGRGKGGRGGGQGRGR, from the coding sequence ATGGAGCTGCTCGACGGCCGCTACGAGCTCGGCGCCCCGCTCGGGAGCGGCGGCACCGGGTCGGTGCGGCGCGCCCGCGACCAGGTGCTGGGCCGCGAGGTGGCGGTCAAGCTGCTCCACCCCGGCGCGCTCGACGACGCCGTCCACCGCGCCCGGCTGCGCGACGAGGCCCGCCTCGCCGGCGCCCTGCACCACCCCGGCATCGCCCAGGTCTTCGACTACGGCGAGGACCCCGCGACCTCGCCCCCCACGCCGTACGTCGTGATGCAGCTCGTCGAGGGCCCCTCGCTCGCCACGGTGCTGCGGGAGGAGCGGACCCTCCCGGTCGCCCGGGTGCTCGACCTGGTCGGCCAGGTCGCCGCCGCTCTGGCCGTCGCCCACGGCGCCGGCACCGTCCACCGTGACCTCAAGCCGGGCAACGTGGTGCTCGCCGGCGACCGTGCGGTGCTCGTCGACTTCGGCATCGCGCGCTCCACCGGCGGCGAGCCGCTGACCGCGACGGGCGAGCTGGTCGGCACCGTCGACTACCTCAGCCCCGAGCAGGTGGCGGGCGGCTCCGCCGGTCCGGCCTCCGACCTCTACGCCCTGGGCCTGCTCGCCTACGAGTGCCTGACCGGGCACAAGCCCTTCCGCCGCGAGTCGCCGGTGGCCACCGCGCTCGCGCACCTGCACGACGACGCCCCGCCGCTGCCCGACGAGGTGCCGGAGGGGCTGCGCCACCTCGTCGCGCGGCTGGTCTCGCGCGACCCGGCCGACCGCCCGGCCTCCGCGGCCGACGTCGCCGTCGCGGTCGGCGCTCTCACGGCTGCGACCTCGGCCCACGAGTCGGGTGCCACCGTGCTGCTGACCCGCCCGGCGGACCCGCGCGTCGACGGCGCCGGCTCGGCGCGCAGCCGGCGCCGGGTGCTGGTCGCCCTCGCCGCCGCGCTGGTGCTGGCCGCCGGCCTGCTGGTGGCCACCGTCGTCGGCCGCGACGGCACACCGACCGTGCCGGCCGCCGGTGCCTCCGACCGCGCGACCGCCCCCGCTGCCGTCGAGCGCGTGCGGGTGCCCGCGGGCCTGGTCGGCACGGCCTACGACGAGGCGGCGCGGCGCGTGCGCGAGCGCGGGCTGCGACCGCGACGCGTCGAGCGCACCACCGCAGACGCGGTCGCGGGGACGGTCGTGGCCGTCGAGCCGGCGGCCCGCCGTCGCGTCGACGTCGGGAGCGTGGTGCGCCTCGTGGTCGCGGTCACCCCGCCGACCCCGGCCCCGGTCGCCCCGAGCGGCGGGGGTGCCGGTGGGTCGTCCGGCGACGGCGGGAAGGCAGGCGGTGGCGCAGGACGGCCGGGTGGCGGGGCCAAGGGCAAGGGCGGCCCGCCAGGTGGCTCGAAGGGCCGGGGCAAGGGCGGCCGGGGCGGTGGCCAGGGCCGCGGTCGCTGA
- a CDS encoding TetR/AcrR family transcriptional regulator produces the protein MSTSQGAEGTESAVSPVAPARDGRRSAAAARRRERERDILAATRALFDERGVRDAQIEDIAQAVGINRAIVYRHFTGKEELFALTVVGYLDELRGLLEEAAQVDGARARLAAVVTAFVDYGTTHPAFVDCAQTLMRRTGPELLDEISESALFRLGRAITGCLSILSRTLEEGVASGDFSVTDPTLLANTLYASGLGALQLARVGILVKEVAPGVPTVGEVSPDQVRDYLVASALALATHPG, from the coding sequence ATGAGCACGTCCCAGGGCGCTGAGGGCACCGAGAGCGCGGTGAGCCCGGTCGCACCCGCCCGCGACGGACGCCGGTCGGCAGCAGCCGCGCGGCGCCGCGAGCGCGAGCGGGACATCCTGGCGGCCACGCGTGCGCTCTTCGACGAGCGGGGGGTGCGCGACGCGCAGATCGAGGACATCGCGCAGGCGGTCGGCATCAACCGGGCGATCGTCTACCGCCACTTCACGGGCAAGGAGGAGCTCTTCGCGCTCACGGTGGTGGGCTACCTCGACGAGCTGCGCGGCCTGCTCGAGGAGGCCGCCCAGGTCGACGGCGCCCGCGCCCGGCTCGCGGCCGTCGTCACCGCCTTCGTCGACTACGGCACCACCCACCCGGCCTTCGTCGACTGCGCCCAGACCCTGATGCGCCGCACCGGCCCGGAGCTGCTCGACGAGATCTCCGAGAGCGCGCTCTTCCGGCTCGGCCGCGCCATCACCGGGTGCCTGTCGATCCTGTCCCGCACGCTGGAGGAGGGGGTCGCGAGCGGCGACTTCTCCGTCACCGACCCGACGCTGCTGGCGAACACCCTCTACGCCAGCGGTCTCGGCGCGCTCCAGCTCGCGCGCGTCGGCATCCTGGTCAAGGAGGTGGCCCCGGGCGTGCCGACGGTCGGCGAGGTCTCCCCCGACCAGGTCCGCGACTACCTCGTCGCTTCGGCGCTCGCCCTCGCGACGCACCCGGGCTGA
- a CDS encoding MOSC domain-containing protein → MTSRPGPSAARVTAIRRYPVKSMGGEDLAHVDLDARGLVGDRLLAVVDADGHLASGKSTRRFRRRDAVFDFAATTDAHGVVVSVAGERWRVGSSELDAELTARMGTAVSVLPEGDVPHQDDGAVSLVGTATLAWCAVRWGGAPDPRRLRANLVLQTDEPFVEESWVGHEATLGTARLDVVERVPRCRMVDVDQDGAVAASHPWLTGLGAERDLCVAVYADVAAPGRVAVGDEVRLSPR, encoded by the coding sequence ATGACCTCGCGACCAGGGCCGTCGGCTGCGCGGGTGACGGCGATCCGCCGCTACCCGGTGAAGTCGATGGGCGGCGAGGACCTGGCGCACGTCGACCTCGACGCGCGCGGGCTGGTCGGCGACCGGCTGCTCGCGGTGGTGGACGCCGACGGGCACCTCGCGTCCGGCAAGAGCACGCGGCGCTTCCGGCGCCGCGACGCCGTCTTCGACTTCGCGGCGACGACCGACGCGCACGGCGTGGTGGTGAGCGTCGCGGGGGAGCGGTGGCGGGTCGGCAGCTCCGAGCTCGACGCCGAGCTCACCGCGCGGATGGGCACGGCGGTGTCGGTGCTGCCGGAGGGAGACGTGCCGCACCAGGACGACGGCGCGGTCTCGCTCGTCGGCACCGCCACGCTGGCCTGGTGCGCCGTGCGCTGGGGTGGCGCGCCCGACCCGCGCCGGCTGCGGGCCAACCTCGTGCTGCAGACCGACGAGCCGTTCGTCGAGGAGTCCTGGGTCGGGCACGAGGCCACGCTCGGCACGGCGCGGCTCGACGTGGTGGAGCGGGTGCCGCGCTGCCGGATGGTCGACGTCGACCAGGACGGCGCCGTCGCGGCGTCGCACCCCTGGCTCACCGGCCTCGGGGCCGAGCGCGACCTCTGTGTGGCCGTCTACGCCGACGTCGCCGCCCCGGGTCGGGTCGCGGTCGGCGACGAGGTGCGCCTCAGCCCTCGCTGA
- a CDS encoding ATP-dependent DNA ligase has translation MLLAHVVQTSAAVAATRSRKEKVAALASLLRRLPVDPDPLEVEVLAHLLGGSLRQRRTGLGWRGLRDLPPPAEVPTLTVLGVDAAFESLASLAGPGSQAARAAAVAALFGAATAGEQPWLRGVVTGEVRQGALDALVQEAVAAASGAALASVRRAAMLAGSTTRAAVAALTGGEEALAAFALEVGRPVEPMLASSATDVAEALAKAGGAEGREVAVDLKLDGIRVQVHRDGDDVLVVTRSLDDITARLPEVVDVVRALPAEHVVLDGEALTVGPDGRPRPFQETASRTARRGAEAHGTRVTPYFFDVLHLDGRDLLTAPAHERAAALDALVPAEHRVPRVVTADPAEAARFAREAVECGHEGVVVKSLEAAYEAGRRGAAWVKVKPVHTLDLVVLAVERGSGRRSAWLSNIHLGALDPEATAREGEPRFTMLGKTFKGMTDEVLAWQTERFRALEVADDGYVVTVRPEQVVEVAFDGVQRSTRYPGGVALRFARVVRYRDDKVAAEADTLEAVRAHLPG, from the coding sequence GTGCTGCTCGCCCACGTCGTCCAGACCTCGGCCGCCGTCGCGGCCACGCGGTCGCGCAAGGAGAAGGTCGCCGCGCTCGCCTCGCTGCTGCGCCGGCTGCCGGTCGACCCCGACCCGCTCGAGGTGGAGGTGCTGGCGCACCTGCTCGGCGGGTCGCTGCGCCAGCGGCGCACGGGCCTCGGGTGGCGGGGGCTGCGCGACCTGCCGCCGCCCGCCGAGGTCCCGACGCTGACGGTCCTGGGCGTCGACGCGGCCTTCGAGTCGCTGGCCTCGCTGGCCGGGCCGGGTTCGCAGGCGGCGCGGGCGGCCGCGGTCGCGGCGCTCTTCGGCGCCGCCACCGCCGGGGAGCAGCCGTGGCTGCGCGGCGTCGTCACCGGCGAGGTGCGCCAGGGCGCGCTCGACGCCCTCGTGCAGGAGGCGGTCGCCGCCGCGTCCGGCGCCGCGCTCGCCTCCGTGCGCCGGGCGGCGATGCTCGCGGGCTCGACCACCCGGGCCGCCGTGGCCGCCCTCACCGGCGGCGAGGAGGCGCTGGCCGCCTTCGCCCTCGAGGTCGGACGGCCGGTGGAGCCGATGCTGGCGTCGTCGGCCACCGACGTCGCCGAGGCGCTGGCCAAGGCCGGCGGGGCGGAGGGCCGCGAGGTCGCCGTCGACCTGAAGCTCGACGGCATCCGCGTGCAGGTGCACCGCGACGGCGACGACGTGCTGGTGGTGACCCGCAGCCTCGACGACATCACGGCCCGGCTGCCCGAGGTGGTCGACGTGGTGCGCGCCCTGCCCGCCGAGCACGTCGTGCTCGACGGCGAGGCGCTGACGGTCGGCCCCGACGGGCGGCCGCGCCCCTTCCAGGAGACCGCGTCGCGCACGGCCCGCCGCGGTGCCGAGGCCCACGGCACGCGGGTCACGCCGTACTTCTTCGACGTGCTGCACCTCGACGGCCGCGACCTGCTGACCGCCCCCGCGCACGAGCGGGCCGCGGCGCTCGACGCGCTCGTGCCGGCCGAGCACCGCGTGCCCCGCGTCGTGACCGCCGACCCCGCCGAGGCGGCGCGGTTCGCGCGCGAGGCCGTCGAGTGCGGCCACGAGGGCGTCGTGGTGAAGAGCCTCGAGGCGGCCTACGAGGCGGGGCGCCGCGGCGCCGCGTGGGTCAAGGTCAAGCCGGTGCACACCCTCGACCTCGTCGTGCTCGCGGTCGAGCGGGGCAGCGGGCGGCGCTCGGCGTGGCTGTCCAACATCCACCTCGGCGCCCTCGACCCCGAGGCGACCGCGCGCGAGGGCGAGCCGCGCTTCACCATGCTGGGCAAGACCTTCAAGGGGATGACCGACGAGGTGCTCGCCTGGCAGACCGAGCGGTTCCGCGCGCTCGAGGTCGCCGACGACGGGTACGTCGTGACCGTGCGGCCCGAGCAGGTCGTCGAGGTCGCCTTCGACGGGGTGCAGCGGTCGACGCGCTACCCCGGTGGCGTTGCGCTGCGCTTCGCCCGCGTCGTGCGCTACCGCGACGACAAGGTGGCCGCCGAGGCCGACACGCTCGAGGCCGTGCGGGCGCACCTGCCGGGCTGA